TGTGATTTTGTAATTTGTTCTTCCTACTTCTCTTCAATATATTTATTCAATATCTCAACCAGTTTTTCTTCAAATTTGTATAATTCTTTTAAAGAATCCATCTGGGTTCTTTCTTCTACTACAGCACCACCATCACGTCTTTCATCTGTTGGAAAACTTATGACTATTTTTTCAACCCCTGTAAATATTCTACAAATCCATTTTCTTGTGTTATTTTGAAATAATATACTGAAATAACTTCTTGTATCTTTAAAAGTTATATTATCTAAGTCTGTATATTTTCCTAAAATTGATTTTATTATAAAATAACTTTCCATTTCTGTTTCAGTTGTAACTATTTTATCTTCAGGATTTTCTTCAATTTCTTCTGTCATTTCTTCTACTACTTCAATATTTTCCTTAGTGCTATTTTCTAATACTCTTTCAAACTTTCTTCTCGCATAATCATTAATAAATGTTTTAAAAGTATCTTTGAAAATAACTTTAAAACCTTCTATTTTACTTTGCATTAACCTTCCATCATAAACTTCTTTTGCAATTATTTTTATAAAATCGTCATCGGGATTTTCAAGTTGTCTACTCAAATAATTCTTCATTCCATTTGAATATTTAAGTATTTCAGCATTATTTAAAATTTGTTCCGGGTTATAATTACTTTTAGAAAATTTTCTTATTTCGGGTATTTTGTCTTCTGTCAAATCTAAAAAATTTACTGATAAAAATGGTTTATTATCCATTATATTTTTTTCTTCTAAATCCGTAAAAAATTTATATATTACTCCATTTGTTAGTATTCCTATTTTAGCCTTTGTAACATGGAAATATCTTTTAAGCTGAATATCATGATTGCTTAAATCGTCTGCCATAGGTTTCGTTTCAATTAAAATTTCAATTTCTCCATTTACTTTTAAAGCATAGTCTACTTTTTCACCTTTTTTCTCTCCTATATCTGCTACAAATTCAGCTATAACATCATCAGGATTAAACACATTATATCCCAATAAATTTAAAAATGGTGCTATCAAGTACATTTTCGTCTGCTCTTCCTTAAAATCTTCGTTCTGATACTTTCTAATAACCTTTACATGCTCTTCAATTTTGTCCTTAAATTCCATAAGCAATCACTCCTTTTATTTTAGATTATTTATTTTTTCTTTTGTTAATTCTATCAATTCTTTTACTTCTTCATACTTCCCATTCTTAAAAGTTAATAATTCTACTTCTTTGATTAAGGTATTTAAAACTTCCTTTTGTTCTTCATTATCCAATATATTTAACAAATTTGTTAATTCATCGCTACTCTTTTCTTCTATATCTTTTATCCCTAATATTTTTTTTCTGCTCTTTTCAATTTTTAACAATTTTTCTTTTAATTTGTCTTCTTCTAACAATAACAGTAGCTCTTCTTCTCTTTTTTTTAGATAAGGATAATTACTTACCAGTTTCATAATAAATTTTTTAGAAGCTGTTCTTTCACTATTTTTGATATAGGATATATAAGCATTACTTATATCCAGCTTTTGAGATAACTCTGAAACATTTATCTCTTTTCCATTTAAAAATTCATTTAAAAAAATTGCTATTTTATATTCCATTTTATTTCTCCCAATATATTTTACTATAATTTTACCATATTTTACGAAAAAAACTAAATTTTTTTACAAAAAGACTTGACTTTTAACTTTTTATAAGTTAAAATAAGTTAAGAAAATAGATATAACTTATTTTTTTAAATTTATGTTTAACTAAAATAAGTTAAATAAATAAGGAGCCTGATATGAACAAAAAAGAACTGGAAAGATTAACAGAAGAGATAATACTTGAAATGGTAAACAATGGAGAGCTACAGCTAAACGACGAATACGAGATTGAATACACTCAATCTTGGCTTAATAACTGGCTAATGGAGTGGATAAATGACGGATATACGACTGAAGAAGCAATGATTGTACTTGAAACTTTTGAAACATTTGAGTACGAAAAAGAAGCCGTTGTAAGCACAATAACGGGTATACACACTTATGATAACGGAAATCAAGAGTACATCACGGAAGATGAAATCGTTGATGTATTGGTAACTATGAAGAAGGTGGCTTAAAATGACAAAAAAAGAAAAGGAAGAATTACAAAAAATATGGGACAAAGTTACTTTTGTGGTAGAACCTAAAAAGTCTACCATAATAAGTAATAGGGAAACTGAAGAACGTAAAAAAAATAGAAAAAAAATATATAAGAAAGGGAGATAAAAATATGAAAACACTGAAAAGAAGAATTAAGAGGGAAGTATTTGAGTTAAGAAGTGATGATACTTCTGAACTCACAAGAAAGGTAAGAGGAATTGTAAATAAACATATAAAAGTCGGAGAAACAATAACTAACGACGGAAGAATAAGTGTTAAAACTCCTATAGGCACATTGTATTTCTTTATAGCTTACAGCAAAAATAAAATAGGAGAGAAAACTTACCGCATTAAGAGATATGCTGGTATGGATTTAAGCGGAAAATTTGTATAATCCAAAAGTTTTAATATATATAGGGGGAGCAATCCCCCGCATAGGAGTCACTAATGATGATATTTAAACTGTAAAAAGGCGATAAAATGATTATAGATTGGAGATAAAAAATGAACGATTATTTTAAAGATGAAATTTCTAAGTATATATTTTATTTGGTGGAGCTTAAAGGAAAATTACAACTTGATTTTTTAGGAGTAAATATTACTCATTACAGCAACAAAAAAGTTGCTGAAAGATGGTATAAGGAAATTGTAAAACTTATTCACCCTGATAAATGTAATCATCCAAAAGCAACTGAAGCAATGCAGGCATTGGAAAAGTTGTATAGCGGCATGAAATAAAAAATACTAATAATTGATAACCAGTAAGGATCTAAAAAATAAAAGAAATAAAGGAGTGATGAAAATGATAACAAAAAGATTTATATGGGAAAGTTTAGCCTTAGTAACATTCTTAGCTGCAATAAATATAATTCTTATATTTGTAATTAAAAAGCAAGACCCCCCTAAGGGGTACAAAATAAGGATAAAAGAGGTGATTTATTATGTAGATACTTATATAATGGACGGGGAATATTTAATATTCCAAGATGAATTTGGACGAGAAGTGGAAGTCCACAAAAACTTCGTCAGCATAGAGGAGATTAAGGAATAATGTTTAATAAATATTTAGAAAATCAAAAAAAAGAAATAGAATATTTAAAGATCATAGCTAAAAGATTAGAATCTATGAATAAAGAACTGAAAGAAGAAAATGATAGATGGAAAGGAAAAAGACAATGAATATATACGAAAAATTACAGAAAGCAAGGGTTGAATTGCAGGAAATGGGACTTAAAAAAAGCGGATATAATAAATTTGCTAATTTTGATTACTTCGAATTAAAAGATTTTTTGCCTAAAGTAAATGAAATATTTTTAAAACTAAAACTTTTTTCTAAATTTGATTTATTAGAAAATGAAGGGATTTTAACCATAATAAATTCAGAAAATACAGAAGAAAAAGAAACTTTCACAACTCCTAAAATAGTTGTAGAAATGAAAGGACAGAATGGATTACAGCAGATTGGTTCTACTCATACATATCTAAAAAGATATTGTTATTACAATGCTCTTGAGATAATCATAAATGACGAGACAGAAGCAACTATCGATAAGGATAAAAACAAAGAACAGACTAAAACACAAAAACAGAAAAATGAAAAAACTGAAAAAGAAAGAAAAGAAAACGCTATAAAAGCTATAATAGACAACATTTCTAATTTAACAGATACAGAACAGATTGAAGTGTTAAATGGAAAAGAATTAATTGATTTAGACAATATGAATTTAAATGAATTAAAAATAATATATAAAAAAATAGAAGAAAAAAAGAAAAGTGAATAAGGAGTGAATGAAAATGAATGAATTGATAATAAAATCAAAAGAAACTATAACAAGCTTAGAGCTTGTAGATTTGATAAATAGATTGAGAAAGGAAGAAGGAAATTATACAGAATTAAGTCATAATACTTTGTTAAGGAATATAAGGGAAGAAATAGGACTGAAATTTATAGTACAGTCCTCATACATAAATTCCCAAAATAAAAAACAACCTATGTATATATTGACTTTGAAACAAGCATTAAGGCTTTTAACTAAAGAAAGTAGATATGTAAGAGGAAAAGTATTTGAATATATTGAAAAGCTTGAAAAACAGAATGAACAATTAAAATTAATGTTACTGAACAGAAGTAACAGTGAATGGCTACTAACAAGGCAACAAGGAAAACTCACAAGAAGAAGCGAAACTGATAGGATAGCCGAACTTATACCGTATGCAAGGTCACAAGGAAGTAAAAATGCTGATAAATTATATATAGTCTATTCAAAATTGACAAATAAACTTGTCGGAATAGAAAGCGGTATGAGAGAAACAATAGATGTCGAAACTCTGCTATATATTAGAAAATTAGAAGATTTATTTTCTAAAATAATGATTGAAAGTATGAAAAATAAAATGTACTACAAAGACATCTATAAAGAATGTAAAAAGTTAGGTTCTCAATTATTAAAGTATCTTACATTAGATATTAAAGCTTTAAGGGCATAGGAGAAAAAATGAAACAAAAAGAAAAAGATAAAATAGATATTCTTTTCAATGATAAAGATAAAATTGAAAGAAATCTAAACAGAAAAAAAAATACAGGAATTACTTCACCTACCCAAATTATCATAAGAGTAGGAGAAAAACATGAAGATAGATATATATGTGATGATTTTACATTCAAAGATAAAAAATCAATAAATTTAATATTTGATTTACTAAATGCTTTATTATTGGGAGAAGAAAAAGAATTACAAAGAATAAAAGAAGAAATTGAAAAAATAAAAATAGAATTCTCTGAATAAAAATAGGGGGGTGATTGAAGAATGGAGTAAAAATGAGTTGGAAATGCAAAAATTGCGGGGGTTGTCTATTTTCACAACCCACTAAGGGAAATTTAAATTTAACAAAAATTGACAAGCAAGGAACAGTAATCGAATGTGAGGAAACTACATTATATTACGGTTATATTACTTGTGATAAGTGCAAAAAAAGAGGAATTAAAATACAAAATATAGCAGAATGGGAGAAAGAATAATGAAAACAGAAAAGGAAATAAAAGAAGAAATAAAACAGGTAGAGAAAGACCTGTTAAATTATTCAAAGTGTGGTTTGTATCTGATGGCTTATATAAAAGAAGTAGAGCTAAAAACTCTAAAATCTGTACTGGAGGAAGAAGATGAGAGAAATTAAATTTAAGATATGGGATAAACAGGGTAATAAGTTTTTAGAAAGTTATGATGACGGATATGTGAAAATAGAGTACGTCTTGAATACCAAAGGGGAATTATTTGAATGGATCGAAAGTTCTGAAGGTGGCGGAGATTTTATGAATGAACTGGAACAAAAAAATTTTATAATAACGCAGTACACAGGCGTTAAAGACAAAAGAGGGAAAGAAATTTATGAAGGGGATATTGTGATACTTAACGACTCCGAAGAAGAATACAAATGTGTTGTTAAATACAAATACGGCAGCTATATATTAGAAAATAGATATTTTACAGAACAGTTATCCAACTGCGAAGAAAGATTTTTAGAAGTAATCGGGAATATTTACGAAAATAGAGAATTACTGGAGGAGTAAAATATGAATGCAGATAAATTAAAAGGGAAAATAAAAGAAAAAAGGTTTAACTATAAGACCTTAGCTAACAAAATCGGAATAGGTGAAACATCTATGACGCAGAAACTTAACAAGAAACAGCCATTACTTTTAAGAGAAGTGAAAAGGTTGAGAAAAATCTTAAATTTAGATGATAAAGAAACAATTGAAATATTCTTCAACTAAGATAAAATAAAAAGACACTCTGGCAAAGTGTCTATAAAATTAATCTTTTAAATTATTTTATCATATTTTAAAAATAAAGGAAAGTGATAAAGTGACAATAAAAAATAAGAATGGTAGCGGAAGTATCATAAAAATTAAAAATAAAAAGTTAAGAAAACCTTATCTTGTAAGGGTAACTGTAGGATTTGATAAAAATGGAAAACAAGACAGAAAAAGTTTAGGTTATTATGAAACAAAAAAAGAAGCTATAAAAGTTCTGGAAGAATATTTATTTAATCCTTATGACATTGACGGCTCTAATGTAACATTTCAGGAATTATTCGAGTATTTTCTGAAAATGAAAAAAGGGAGTGTATCAGATAAAACTTACAATAGTTACTATTTTAAATTTAATCATTGTAAACCCCTGCATTATTTATTAATAAAAGATATAAGAACTCCTCAATTACAAGAGTTAGTTAATAAAATTAATTTATCGAGTGGAAGTAAAATTGAAATAAAAAGATTTTTAGTTATGGTATTTGAATATGCTGTTCAAATGGAGTATATCCCCTTAAATAGAGCTAAACCTATTAAAATAGGTACCCATAAACCTGTAAAACAAAAATCTATATTTACTATAGAAGAAATAAAAAGATTATGGGAAAATAGTGATTTATATAATTCTAAAATGGTATTATTTATGATATATACAGGTTTAAGAATAGGAGAAATGGCAAACCTTAAAAAAAGAAATGTAGATTTGATTAATGGAGTAATAAAAAATATGGGAAATAAAACTGAAAAATCCAAAAATAGAATTATTCCATTACACAACGACATACTAAAAATAACAAAAGAAATACTGGAGCAATCAAGCAACGATTATTTTATATGCATAAAACATAAAAGACCTACAGAAAAACACAAAAATACTCCTAATAGCGTACAAACAATAAGAGTACATTTTTTAAAATTAATGGAAAGTTTAGGGATGAGTCATGTCCCCCACGACACAAGAGGAACATTAGCGAGTATATTAGAAAAAAATAATATAAGTGAAACTATTATTACTGACTTAATGGGACATACCGATATAAAAACAACACAAGATTATTATATACAAAATGATATTGAAACTATAAAAAACAGTATAAATAAGATAAAAATATTTAACTAAGGCACTTTAAAAAAAGTGCTTTTTTGTTATTTATAAAAACCTGCTTTTTAAAAAAATACTTTTCAAAACATATGACTTCAAAATATTGAAGTTATTATCTTATAAAGTATTCTCAAAGTGTACCTACGGTATACCTACCCGACTTAAAAATATTGAAGTTTTATGTTATTTATTTGAATTTTCGGTAAAAATAAACCATTCTGACATCAACATAAAAATCCTCTAAACCCCTTAAAATCTATATACGCAAAAAAGCCGACGCTGTGGATAC
The sequence above is drawn from the Leptotrichia sp. OH3620_COT-345 genome and encodes:
- a CDS encoding type I restriction endonuclease, with protein sequence MEFKDKIEEHVKVIRKYQNEDFKEEQTKMYLIAPFLNLLGYNVFNPDDVIAEFVADIGEKKGEKVDYALKVNGEIEILIETKPMADDLSNHDIQLKRYFHVTKAKIGILTNGVIYKFFTDLEEKNIMDNKPFLSVNFLDLTEDKIPEIRKFSKSNYNPEQILNNAEILKYSNGMKNYLSRQLENPDDDFIKIIAKEVYDGRLMQSKIEGFKVIFKDTFKTFINDYARRKFERVLENSTKENIEVVEEMTEEIEENPEDKIVTTETEMESYFIIKSILGKYTDLDNITFKDTRSYFSILFQNNTRKWICRIFTGVEKIVISFPTDERRDGGAVVEERTQMDSLKELYKFEEKLVEILNKYIEEK
- a CDS encoding DUF739 domain-containing protein; this encodes MNADKLKGKIKEKRFNYKTLANKIGIGETSMTQKLNKKQPLLLREVKRLRKILNLDDKETIEIFFN
- a CDS encoding ERF family protein: MNIYEKLQKARVELQEMGLKKSGYNKFANFDYFELKDFLPKVNEIFLKLKLFSKFDLLENEGILTIINSENTEEKETFTTPKIVVEMKGQNGLQQIGSTHTYLKRYCYYNALEIIINDETEATIDKDKNKEQTKTQKQKNEKTEKERKENAIKAIIDNISNLTDTEQIEVLNGKELIDLDNMNLNELKIIYKKIEEKKKSE
- a CDS encoding enterotoxin type A translates to MFNKYLENQKKEIEYLKIIAKRLESMNKELKEENDRWKGKRQ
- a CDS encoding transcriptional regulator — translated: MNELIIKSKETITSLELVDLINRLRKEEGNYTELSHNTLLRNIREEIGLKFIVQSSYINSQNKKQPMYILTLKQALRLLTKESRYVRGKVFEYIEKLEKQNEQLKLMLLNRSNSEWLLTRQQGKLTRRSETDRIAELIPYARSQGSKNADKLYIVYSKLTNKLVGIESGMRETIDVETLLYIRKLEDLFSKIMIESMKNKMYYKDIYKECKKLGSQLLKYLTLDIKALRA
- a CDS encoding YopX family protein; its protein translation is MREIKFKIWDKQGNKFLESYDDGYVKIEYVLNTKGELFEWIESSEGGGDFMNELEQKNFIITQYTGVKDKRGKEIYEGDIVILNDSEEEYKCVVKYKYGSYILENRYFTEQLSNCEERFLEVIGNIYENRELLEE
- a CDS encoding site-specific integrase, which encodes MTIKNKNGSGSIIKIKNKKLRKPYLVRVTVGFDKNGKQDRKSLGYYETKKEAIKVLEEYLFNPYDIDGSNVTFQELFEYFLKMKKGSVSDKTYNSYYFKFNHCKPLHYLLIKDIRTPQLQELVNKINLSSGSKIEIKRFLVMVFEYAVQMEYIPLNRAKPIKIGTHKPVKQKSIFTIEEIKRLWENSDLYNSKMVLFMIYTGLRIGEMANLKKRNVDLINGVIKNMGNKTEKSKNRIIPLHNDILKITKEILEQSSNDYFICIKHKRPTEKHKNTPNSVQTIRVHFLKLMESLGMSHVPHDTRGTLASILEKNNISETIITDLMGHTDIKTTQDYYIQNDIETIKNSINKIKIFN